Proteins from one Cryptomeria japonica chromosome 4, Sugi_1.0, whole genome shotgun sequence genomic window:
- the LOC131874881 gene encoding cytochrome P450 750A1-like, translating into MDFFEILRVRSEQFCSKTTALGLAFLVLVWVLSKQFKKNSKLPPGPTPWPIIGNLHQLGRLPHRSLYELSKKYGPVMFLRLGSLPCVVVSSSEMAKEFLKTHDLAFANRPNTAAGKHIAYNNKNMGFSSYGPYLTYIRKVCVMELLSAKRLDSFRSLREEEVSLAMKSIWEKSKQGTVAVNVSKYLLDITSAIIWRMLTGTRFSGDDVTGNGGLKKRMVKVHNFFDGIVGKITDDHSEQKRRALEEKREWTKDILDVLLDISESQTLEVEFTKENIKGVLFDLFVAGMETTATSMEWVITALIKHPWVAKKLQEEIDSIVGKERMVTESDVPNMNYLQCVIKESLRLYPPGPLLPPHESSQIVTVAPQGYVIPTKTMLFVNAWAIARDPTVWEDADEFKPERFMGNKTFEYQGQEFDMLPFGTGRRGCPGWHMAIGQISFVLPQLWHCFDWRLEGDPADLDMDEEIGLTVARKNHLFAIPSRKLSTSF; encoded by the exons ATGGATTTCTTTGAAATCCTTAGAGTAAGATCAGAACAATTTTGTAGCAAAACAACTGCTCTAGGATTAGCTTTTCTAGTCCTTGTGTGGGTATTATCAAAGCAGTTCAAGAAGAATTCTAAGTTGCCTCCAGGGCCAACTCCATGGCCTATCATAGGAAACCTCCATCAGCTTGGGAGGCTTCCACACCGTAGTTTGTATGAGCTCTCCAAAAAATATGGGCCTGTGATGTTCTTGAGACTTGGGTCTCTGCCCTGTGTGGTAGTCTCTTCTTCTGAGATGGCCAAGGAGTTTCTCAAAACTCATGATTTAGCGTTTGCCAACAGACCCAATACTGCTGCTGGAAAACACATTGCTTACAACAATAAGAACATGGGCTTCTCTTCTTATGGTCCTTACTTGACATACATAAGGAAGGTATGTGTGATGGAGTTACTGAGTGCAAAGAGACTTGATTCCTTTAGGTCTCTTAGAGAAGAGGAGGTTTCTCTGGCTATGAAATCTATCTGGGAGAAAAGCAAGCAGGGGACTGTTGCTGTGAATGTTAGCAAGTATTTGTTGGATATTACATCAGCTATAATTTGGAGGATGTTGACTGGGACAAGATTTTCTGGTGATGATGTGACTGGGAATGGGG GTCTCAAGAAACGGATGGTTAAGGTCCACAACTTTTTTGACGGGATTGTTGGAAAAATTACTGATGACCATAGTGAGCAGAAGAGAAGGGCTTTGGAGGAGAAGAGGGAGTGGACTAAGGATATTTTGGATGTACTTCTTGATATTTCAGAATCACAGACTTTGGAGGTGGAATTCACAAAAGAAAATATCAAAGGAGTTCTCTTT GACTTGTTCGTTGCTGGAATGGAGACAACGGCAACTAGCATGGAATGGGTGATTACTGCACTCATCAAACACCCTTGGGTAGCAAAGAAACTGCAAGAAGAGATTGATTCTATAGTAGGAAAAGAGCGCATGGTAACTGAATCTGATGTACCCAACATGAACTACCTGCAATGTGTGATTAAAGAGTCTTTGCGACTATACCCACCAGGACCATTGTTGCCCCCACATGAATCTAGCCAAATTGTGACTGTAGCACCACAAGGCTATGTCATACCTACAAAAACAATGCTTTTTGTCAATGCATGGGCCATTGCAAGAGACCCAACAGTGTGGGAAGATGCTGACGAATTCAAACCCGAAAGATTCATGGGCAATAAGACTTTTGAATACCAAGGGCAGGAGTTTGATATGCTGCCTTTTGGGACAGGGAGGAGGGGATGTCCTGGTTGGCATATGGCCATTGGGCAGATTTCCTTTGTTTTGCCTCAGCTTTGGCATTGCTTTGACTGGAGACTTGAAGGCGATCCCGCTGATTTGGATATGGATGAAGAGATTGGGCTCACTGTCGCAAGGAAAAATCATCTTTTTGCCATTCCTTCCAGGAAATTGTCCACAAGCTTCTAA